From Neodiprion pinetum isolate iyNeoPine1 chromosome 7, iyNeoPine1.2, whole genome shotgun sequence, a single genomic window includes:
- the LOC124222861 gene encoding glutamate receptor ionotropic, kainate 2-like, with the protein MLMKLILMALLPSGIFGFGKTVKIGGLFEEDDLRAAAFRVSVEMMNNQRHGHSELPKQFIDTQIITVNNDSYDVSQCVCGLADDGVVAIFGPGHKITARQVQSMCDTMEIPHIEARWDSRQIRGNGLLNMYPYSYTLSKIYLQLAEDFEWKTFTILYESTENLIRMHDLLKRWDRRGHTVTVRQLSEGPNYRHVLRMIKTSGDPNIVLDCSIDILAEVLKQAQQVGLMTDKHSYIIASLDLTSIDLEPYQYGGTNLTGLRLIDPDDPLVIETFQKNALEWGVESPSQITVEAALIYDGVQVFGRALRELDDTVVADAKSSLCHNVTSWEHGSSLMNIMRSIETAGLTGLIKFDSSGYRSNFHLDVVSLESDGMRKIGSWNKTEGMSYIPKPLLPEQIIEISLRNKTFLVLIAITPPYGMLKESPKKEVGNEMYEGFGIDIIHELSKLLGFKYIFEVQEDNVYGSKNSKTGEWNGMIKKIMEDKADLAITDLTITADRQEAVDFTMPFMNLGISILFRKPTPIGSSLFSFLMPFSNEVWMYLLGTYLVVSLLFFVAGRLCPAEWNNPYPCIEEPEELENQFSLKNAFWFTIGAIMQQGSEIAPIGISTRMMAGFWWFFTLIIVSSYTANLAVFLVVESKQTLIKNAGDLLNNSHGIKYGAKVSGSTIDFFKASTDPIYSALNDYMQKNKKEVMPGTNDAGVQKVMHEKYAFFMESSTIKYEAERKCNLTQVNGLLDAKGYGIAMKKNSPYRNALSTGILKLQETGVLKDLEDKWWKQKGGGGACDEKTGGSSDGEALGVPNVGGVFLVLAVGVVLSGVYTACELLWVAGCTSIKENVSFVDEIKEELKFVVKCSATTKPVRRRKAGSRSNWSHGEDSNGASTPPYGFMPTVITTSADDD; encoded by the exons ATGCTGATGAAGTTGATACTGATGGCATTATTGCCATCGGGTATTTTCGGGTTCGGAAAAACCGTTAAAATCG GTGGATTGTTCGAGGAGGATGATTTAAGAGCCGCCGCGTTTAGGGTCTCCGTAGAGATGATGAACAATCAAAGACACGGACATTCCGAGCTGCCAAAACAGTTCATCGATACGCAGATAATTACCGTTAATAACGATTCCTATGACGTGTCGCAATGCG TCTGTGGCCTTGCTGACGATGGAGTGGTAGCAATTTTTGGTCCGGGTCACAAGATTACCGCAAGGCAAGTGCAGAGCATGTGCGACACGATGGAGATTCCTCACATTGAAGCGAGGTGGGATTCTCGACAGATACGGGGAAACGGACTGCTCAACATGTATCCGTATTCGTATACTTTGTCCAAG ATATACCTGCAGCTTGCTGAGGATTTTGAGTGGAAGACATTTACGATACTCTACGAAAGCACCGAGAACCTGATTCGGATGCACGATCTTCTGAAGAGATGGGATCGCCGGGGGCACACAGTTACCGTGAGACAGTTATCCGAAGGACCGAATTACAG GCATGTTCTAAGAATGATCAAAACGTCTGGAGACCCGAACATAGTATTGGATTGTTCAATTGACATACTGGCGGAAGTTTTGAAGCAAGCTCAACAAGTTGGTTTGATGACGGACAAGCACAGCTACATTATCGCGTCTTtg GACTTGACGAGCATCGATCTTGAGCCCTACCAATACGGTGGAACAAATTTGACCGGGTTACGTTTGATAGACCCCGACGATCCATTGGTCATCGAGACCTTTCAGAAAAACGCACTGGAATGGGGTGTGGAAAGTCCATCCCAGATTACGGTAGAGGCAGCTCTGATTTACGACGGTGTCCAAGTGTTCGGAAGGGCCCTGAGAGAACTGGACGACACCGTTGTGGCTGACGCGAAATCTTCTTTATGTCACAACGTCACTAGCTGGGAACACGGATCTAGTCTGATGAACATCATGAGATCG ATCGAGACTGCGGGATTAACTGGGCTGATAAAGTTCGACTCGTCTGGTTACCGTAGCAACTTTCATCTTGACGTGGTGAGTCTGGAATCAGATGGCATGAGAAAGATTGGATCGTGGAACAAGACGGAAGGGATGAGTTACATTCCGAAGCCACTGCTGCCAGAGCAGATAATCGAGATCAGTCTCCGCAACAAAACGTTCCTCGTCCTCATAGCAATA ACTCCCCCTTACGGAATGCTTAAGGAGTCGCCGAAGAAGGAAGTTGGGAACGAAATGTACGAGGGTTTTGGAATAGACATAATTCACGAGCTTTCTAAACTTCTGGGCTTCAAATACATTTTTGAGGTCCAAGAAGACAACGTTTATGGTTCGAAGAATTCTAAAACTGGAGAATGGAATGGCATGATAAAGAAGATCATGGAAGAC AAAGCGGACTTGGCTATCACTGATCTCACAATCACGGCCGATCGTCAAGAAGCCGTAGACTTCACGATGCCTTTCATGAACTTGG GGATCAGCATTCTATTCAGGAAACCAACGCCCATCGGATCCAGcctcttttctttcttgatGCCATTCTCGAACGAAGTTTGGATGTACCTGCTCGGCACGTACCTTGTCGTCTCCCTGCTTTTCTTCGTCGCCGGTCGCTTGTGTCCGGCTGAATGGAACAATCCCTATCCCTGCATCGAGGAACCCGAGGAACTGGAGAACCAGTTCAGTCTGAAGAACGCCTTCTGGTTCACCATCGGTGCCATCATGCAGCAAGGGTCAGAAATCGCTCCAAT AGGTATTTCGACGCGCATGATGGCCGGTTTTTGGTGGTTCTTCACACTGATCATAGTCTCCTCTTACACTGCTAATTTGGCGGTATTTTTGGTCGTTGAATCGAAGCAAACCCTTATCAAGAACGCCGGCGATTTGCTCAACAATTCACATGGTATCAAATACGGAGCAAAAGTGAGTGGCTCTACCATAGATTTCTTTAAG GCCTCGACAGATCCGATTTACTCTGCATTGAACGATTACatgcaaaaaaataagaaagaagtAATGCCAGGCACGAATGATGCGGGTGTGCAGAAAGTTATGCATGAAAAGTACGCCTTCTTCATGGAGTCGTCAACGATCAAGTACGAAGCGGAAAGAAAGTGCAACCTTACCCAGGTCAATGGTCTACTCGATGCAAAAGGCTACGGTATCGCAATGAAGAAGA ATTCGCCGTACCGGAACGCTCTCAGCACTGGCATATTGAAACTCCAAGAAACGGGGGTCCTGAAGGATTTAGAAGACAAATGGTGGAAGCAGAAAGGAGGAGGTGGTGCGTGCGAT GAAAAGACGGGGGGATCCTCGGATGGTGAGGCTTTGGGTGTGCCTAATGTGGGAGGCGTTTTCCTCGTTCTGGCAGTCGGCGTGGTTTTATCTGGCGTCTATACGGCTTGCGAACTGCTTTGGGTGGCGGGCTGCACTTCGATAAAAGAGAAT GTTTCCTTCGTGGATGAGATCAAGGAAGAGCTGAAGTTCGTCGTGAAGTGCAGCGCCACGACTAAGCCGGTTAGACGAAGGAAGGCTGGCTCGCGTTCTAATTGGAGCCACGGAGAAGACAGCAATGGTGCCAGCACCCCGCCCTACGGCTTCATGCCCACTGTTATCACTACTTCAGCGGATGACGATTAG